A part of Myxococcales bacterium genomic DNA contains:
- a CDS encoding zinc-ribbon domain-containing protein — protein sequence MKISCDSCQSKFTVGDDKVAGNILRIRCKKCGSTLVVNGAEGTTTTEPADPTKDGQATSTASIAPASSGEGKPADVGAEPKKAEGDADSKKDDSRESVVAARREGSEKAADLFAGVDKAGSEPESTEGEDVDMKLTGERSPSSVLFSLGNLTKDIEKAKQEEESKTTAKGDGSGLIDIRSLTASQSDRASVPPRVEDIMNLSGGGAFGAALAPPDLLAAPAADTSARDSQTATAKEEKGNNKIIFTIIGCAAFLGVAIVGAIVMTRPDPVATPAPTPTSTLSGALAQNDPLPNATATNAAPAPTTTTSAKEPGQLTAPPPGTKPGTKAPGTPEPPAPSAAPAPTAAPAPTKPLTLEEQMRKAVPTAAPAPTAAPDQGGSFDRAAASGSLAAVNISGCKKPDGPTGAGHVTVTFGPSGTVTTAVIDGGDFPGTPVGGCIAGKYRSAHVPPFSGSPVKVGKSFNL from the coding sequence ATGAAGATCTCCTGCGATTCCTGCCAGTCCAAGTTCACCGTCGGAGACGACAAGGTCGCGGGAAACATCCTGCGGATCCGCTGCAAGAAGTGCGGCTCGACGCTCGTGGTGAACGGAGCCGAAGGCACCACCACCACCGAGCCGGCGGACCCCACGAAGGACGGGCAGGCGACGTCGACGGCGTCGATCGCCCCCGCTTCGAGCGGCGAGGGCAAGCCAGCCGACGTCGGGGCGGAGCCGAAGAAGGCCGAAGGGGACGCCGACTCTAAGAAGGACGACTCGCGGGAGAGCGTCGTGGCCGCGCGTCGTGAGGGCAGCGAGAAGGCGGCCGACCTCTTCGCGGGCGTCGACAAGGCGGGCAGCGAGCCCGAGAGCACCGAAGGCGAAGACGTCGACATGAAGCTCACGGGCGAACGCAGCCCGTCGAGCGTGCTCTTCTCGCTCGGCAACCTCACGAAGGACATCGAGAAGGCGAAGCAGGAAGAAGAGAGCAAGACCACCGCGAAGGGCGACGGCTCGGGCCTCATCGACATTCGCTCGCTGACGGCCTCCCAGTCGGACCGCGCCTCGGTGCCGCCGCGCGTCGAGGACATCATGAACCTCAGCGGAGGCGGCGCGTTCGGCGCTGCCCTCGCGCCGCCGGATCTGCTCGCGGCGCCGGCCGCCGACACCAGCGCCCGGGACTCCCAAACGGCGACGGCCAAAGAGGAGAAGGGCAACAACAAGATCATCTTCACGATCATCGGCTGCGCGGCGTTCCTCGGCGTCGCGATCGTCGGCGCGATCGTGATGACCCGCCCCGATCCGGTCGCCACGCCGGCGCCCACGCCGACCTCTACGCTCTCCGGCGCGCTCGCGCAGAACGACCCGCTCCCGAACGCGACGGCCACGAACGCGGCGCCCGCGCCCACCACGACCACGTCGGCGAAGGAGCCCGGCCAGCTCACGGCGCCGCCCCCGGGCACCAAGCCGGGCACCAAGGCCCCCGGAACGCCGGAGCCCCCGGCGCCGAGCGCGGCCCCGGCGCCGACCGCCGCGCCCGCCCCCACGAAGCCCCTCACGCTCGAAGAGCAGATGCGCAAGGCGGTGCCGACCGCCGCGCCCGCCCCGACAGCGGCGCCCGACCAGGGCGGCTCGTTCGACCGCGCGGCGGCCTCGGGCTCGCTCGCCGCGGTGAACATCTCGGGCTGCAAGAAGCCCGACGGCCCGACCGGCGCCGGCCACGTCACCGTCACGTTCGGCCCGTCGGGCACGGTCACCACCGCGGTGATCGACGGAGGCGACTTCCCCGGCACGCCCGTGGGCGGCTGCATCGCTGGCAAGTACCGCAGCGCCCATGTGCCGCCGTTCTCGGGGAGTCCGGTCAAGGTCGGCAAGAGCTTCAACCTCTGA
- a CDS encoding deoxyhypusine synthase family protein translates to MAKSTTDKGTAKRSTKATTKGAAKGPRPPSKPKKATDKPAGTRRAFERAKSVQPVGITGKERPHDIITQMFPAYVGRQERTAYELMRRSALEDHCVFLTLSGAMTPAGLHQSSLIPLLERGVIDCITTTGANLYHDAHRVIGHGIREIDPNAGDLQLRLARVIRIYDLGFWEETLLETDKLFSAILQKPEFQRKMTTPELHYLLGKNVAELEDALGVKSPSLLSTAYRYGVPIFVGAVQDGSIFLNIVKLKRLLGDAFKLEIDVNDDVFEMGAIQHHCFGTLGKKMAIWILGGGVPKNYTLQGEPLLDQILAVPTHGFDIDLQFCVDPVDNGALSSCPAGEGHTWGKVSAESVQTGSVYVHCDVTAVFPWLTYALLSDPRVHRAPRRLYDARERAVAALDAEVQKRRKKLAPTLTYALPEARFVEPAPVELASGGRGGIAKKKKGAASGKKRAQPKKGKGAVARKRK, encoded by the coding sequence ATGGCGAAGTCAACGACCGACAAAGGCACCGCGAAGCGCTCAACAAAGGCCACCACGAAGGGCGCCGCGAAGGGCCCGCGGCCCCCGAGCAAGCCGAAAAAGGCGACCGACAAGCCCGCGGGTACGCGGCGCGCGTTCGAGCGCGCCAAGAGCGTTCAACCCGTGGGTATCACCGGGAAAGAGCGCCCCCACGACATCATTACTCAGATGTTCCCGGCCTACGTCGGCCGCCAGGAGCGCACCGCCTACGAGCTCATGCGGAGGAGCGCCCTCGAGGACCACTGCGTGTTCCTCACGCTGTCGGGCGCGATGACCCCCGCCGGGCTGCACCAGTCGTCGCTCATTCCGCTGCTCGAGCGGGGCGTCATCGACTGCATCACCACGACCGGCGCGAACCTCTACCACGACGCGCACCGGGTCATCGGGCACGGCATTCGCGAGATCGATCCCAACGCCGGCGATCTTCAGCTCCGTCTCGCGCGGGTCATCCGCATTTACGATCTCGGCTTTTGGGAGGAGACCCTCCTCGAGACCGACAAGCTCTTCTCGGCCATCCTCCAGAAGCCCGAGTTCCAGCGCAAGATGACCACGCCCGAGCTCCACTACCTGCTCGGCAAGAACGTCGCCGAGCTGGAGGACGCGCTCGGCGTGAAGAGCCCCTCGCTCCTCTCGACCGCGTACCGCTACGGCGTGCCCATCTTCGTCGGCGCGGTGCAGGACGGGAGCATCTTCCTCAACATCGTGAAGCTCAAGCGCCTCCTCGGCGACGCCTTCAAGCTCGAGATCGACGTGAACGACGACGTGTTCGAGATGGGCGCCATCCAGCACCACTGCTTCGGCACGCTCGGCAAGAAGATGGCGATCTGGATCCTCGGCGGTGGAGTGCCCAAGAACTACACGCTCCAGGGCGAGCCCCTGCTCGACCAAATCCTCGCCGTACCGACCCACGGCTTCGACATCGATCTCCAGTTCTGCGTCGACCCCGTCGACAACGGCGCCCTGTCTTCGTGCCCCGCGGGCGAGGGCCACACGTGGGGGAAGGTGTCGGCCGAGAGCGTGCAGACCGGCAGCGTGTACGTGCACTGCGACGTCACCGCCGTCTTCCCCTGGCTCACCTACGCGCTGCTCAGCGATCCTCGCGTACACCGCGCGCCGCGCCGCCTCTACGACGCGCGCGAGCGGGCCGTCGCCGCCCTCGACGCCGAGGTGCAGAAGCGTCGCAAGAAGCTCGCGCCCACCCTCACGTATGCCCTGCCCGAGGCGCGGTTCGTCGAGCCGGCACCCGTCGAGCTCGCCTCTGGTGGGCGAGGCGGGATCGCCAAGAAGAAGAAGGGCGCGGCGTCAGGGAAGAAGCGCGCCCAGCCGAAGAAGGGGAAAGGCGCGGTCGCCCGGAAGAGGAAGTAG
- a CDS encoding acetyl-CoA hydrolase/transferase family protein has protein sequence MTPEAPQLSPATWSSRAQSLEDLARRVRSGDKVFVHGAAATPTPLLEALARREDLEDVTLYHLHTQGPAPFVGPEQARRFRSVSLFAGPSTRAAIARGDADFMPVFLSDIPGLFASGAIQLDVALVQLSLPNRHGQCTLGTSVDAALAATASARTVLAEVNAQMPRTLGPSMVPLGEVGAFTLTDRPLHSHPPVAPTPVELRIGELIAALVPDRACLQMGIGAIPDAVLARLGDKRDLGVHTEMFSDGLVPLLKSGVVSNKYKKVHPGRTVTSFVSGSQALYDFVNDNQDVEFHPCDRTNDTWLIAKNERVVAMNSALEVDLTGQVCADSMGHAIYSGIGGQMDFIRAAARSPGGVPVIALPSTAAKGTVSRVVPELKPGAGVVTTRGHVHWVVTEYGAVNLHGKTLRERAEALIGIAHPDFRAELARDLKRIRHFDLGG, from the coding sequence ATGACCCCTGAAGCTCCGCAGCTCTCGCCAGCCACGTGGTCGTCCCGCGCGCAGAGCCTCGAAGATCTCGCCCGCCGCGTGCGGAGCGGCGACAAGGTCTTCGTGCACGGCGCGGCGGCCACGCCGACGCCCTTGCTCGAGGCCCTCGCGAGGCGCGAAGACCTCGAGGACGTCACCCTCTACCACCTGCACACACAAGGGCCTGCGCCCTTCGTGGGGCCCGAGCAGGCCCGCCGCTTCCGCTCGGTCTCGCTCTTCGCGGGGCCCTCCACGCGCGCCGCGATCGCGCGGGGCGACGCCGACTTCATGCCGGTGTTCCTCTCCGACATTCCCGGGCTGTTCGCGTCGGGGGCTATCCAGCTCGACGTGGCGCTCGTGCAGCTCTCGCTGCCCAACCGCCACGGGCAGTGCACGCTAGGCACCTCCGTGGACGCGGCGCTCGCCGCGACGGCCTCGGCCCGCACCGTGCTCGCGGAGGTCAACGCGCAGATGCCCCGCACCCTCGGCCCGTCGATGGTGCCGCTCGGCGAGGTGGGCGCCTTCACGCTGACCGACAGGCCCCTGCACTCGCACCCGCCCGTCGCGCCCACGCCGGTCGAGCTCCGCATCGGAGAGCTCATCGCCGCGCTCGTCCCCGACCGCGCCTGCCTGCAGATGGGCATCGGGGCCATCCCCGACGCGGTGCTCGCGCGGCTCGGCGACAAGCGCGATCTCGGGGTGCACACCGAGATGTTCTCCGACGGGCTCGTGCCGCTGCTGAAGAGCGGCGTGGTATCGAACAAGTACAAGAAGGTCCACCCCGGCCGCACGGTCACGAGCTTCGTCTCGGGGAGTCAGGCCCTCTACGACTTCGTGAACGACAACCAAGACGTCGAGTTTCACCCGTGCGACCGCACCAACGACACGTGGCTCATCGCGAAGAACGAGCGCGTGGTGGCGATGAACTCGGCTCTGGAGGTGGACCTGACGGGGCAGGTGTGCGCCGACTCGATGGGGCACGCGATCTACTCGGGTATCGGCGGTCAAATGGACTTCATCCGCGCGGCGGCGAGGTCACCGGGCGGAGTGCCCGTGATCGCCCTCCCCTCCACGGCGGCGAAGGGCACGGTGTCGCGCGTCGTGCCGGAGCTGAAGCCGGGCGCAGGGGTGGTCACCACGCGGGGCCACGTGCACTGGGTGGTCACCGAATACGGCGCCGTGAACCTCCACGGCAAGACGCTGCGCGAGCGCGCCGAGGCCCTGATCGGCATCGCCCACCCCGACTTCCGCGCGGAGCTCGCGCGCGACCTGAAGCGCATTCGGCACTTCGACCTCGGAGGCTGA
- a CDS encoding CBS domain-containing protein → MTRANDSGPNATAPESGEGDGNTHAHKLVTGELSGEGRRAFMRTVLRDLRGLERMLEEGMFERGVSRIGAEQEMFLVDDTFGCAPRALDLLERLNDPHFTTELGLFNLELNADPQPFSGGGLAALERQLGELYGRVQQRGAELGVQPVLAGILPTIAKSDLGLENIVPNPRYLTINRVMNAARGEAYDLSIKGLDELMLKHDSIMFEACNASFQVHLQVAEPERFAEYYNISQLVLAPTLAIGTNSPTLFGKRLWAETRIALFEQSCDIRAPGHHLRDRAARVSFGRQWISGGVAALFKDNVARFRPLVGTDDGEDALATLDRGGVPELKALRLHNGTIYRWNRACYGISENGKPHLRIELRAIPSGPTVLDEVANAAFWLGLMRELTATVEDLPARMEFDHAQANFYAAARDGLAARLTWLDGEEAIAQPLVLDKLLPLAEAGLRRAGIDDADAARYLGVVEQRARTLRTGSRWMLRSLAGMSRGSTGERLGALVAGTIAREKSGAPVAEWEDATLDEVYEKRTGYNKVSHYMATDVLTVQPDDAVEMVAELMSWQRVRHLPVETTTGELVGLISARAVLRHMTEHARKSESEANLTRDTAVSDLMRKGAELVTVTPDTATTLAIALMRRHRIGCLPVVQDGSLVGLVTEEDFMEIAAALLENQVGQVEPASEHPRRRSNG, encoded by the coding sequence ATGACCCGCGCGAACGACAGCGGGCCGAACGCGACGGCGCCGGAGTCTGGTGAAGGCGACGGCAACACCCACGCCCACAAGCTCGTCACGGGCGAGCTCTCCGGCGAGGGCCGGCGGGCCTTCATGCGCACGGTGCTCCGCGACCTGCGCGGCCTCGAGCGCATGCTCGAAGAGGGCATGTTCGAGCGGGGCGTCTCGCGCATCGGCGCCGAGCAGGAGATGTTCCTCGTCGACGACACCTTCGGCTGCGCGCCGCGCGCCCTCGACCTCCTCGAGCGCCTCAACGACCCCCATTTCACGACGGAGCTCGGGCTCTTCAACCTCGAGCTCAACGCGGACCCGCAGCCCTTCTCCGGCGGTGGCCTCGCCGCGCTCGAGCGGCAGCTCGGCGAGCTCTACGGCCGCGTCCAGCAGCGAGGCGCGGAGCTCGGCGTCCAGCCGGTGCTGGCCGGCATTCTACCGACCATCGCCAAGTCCGACCTCGGCCTCGAGAACATCGTCCCGAACCCTCGGTACCTCACGATCAACCGCGTCATGAACGCGGCGCGCGGCGAAGCCTACGACCTCTCCATCAAGGGCCTGGACGAGCTCATGCTCAAGCACGACTCGATCATGTTCGAGGCGTGCAACGCGAGCTTCCAGGTGCACCTGCAGGTGGCGGAGCCCGAGCGGTTCGCCGAGTACTACAACATCTCGCAGCTCGTGCTCGCCCCCACCCTCGCGATAGGCACGAACTCCCCTACGCTCTTCGGGAAGCGCCTCTGGGCGGAGACCCGCATCGCCCTCTTCGAGCAGTCGTGCGATATCCGAGCCCCCGGCCACCACCTGCGCGACCGCGCCGCGCGCGTGAGCTTCGGCCGCCAGTGGATAAGCGGAGGGGTCGCGGCCCTCTTCAAGGACAACGTCGCCCGCTTTCGCCCGCTCGTGGGCACCGACGACGGGGAGGACGCGCTCGCCACCCTCGACCGCGGGGGCGTGCCGGAGCTCAAGGCGCTGCGTCTCCACAACGGCACGATCTACCGGTGGAACCGCGCCTGCTACGGCATCTCCGAGAACGGCAAGCCCCACCTGCGCATCGAGCTGCGGGCGATCCCCTCCGGCCCCACGGTCCTCGACGAGGTCGCGAACGCGGCGTTCTGGCTGGGGCTCATGCGCGAGCTCACCGCGACCGTCGAGGACCTCCCCGCGCGCATGGAGTTCGACCACGCGCAGGCGAACTTCTACGCCGCGGCCCGGGACGGCCTCGCCGCGCGCCTCACGTGGCTCGACGGCGAGGAGGCGATCGCGCAGCCGCTCGTCCTCGACAAGCTGCTCCCGCTGGCGGAGGCGGGGCTTCGGCGCGCGGGCATCGACGACGCCGACGCGGCCCGCTACTTGGGTGTGGTGGAGCAACGGGCACGCACGCTGCGCACCGGGTCTCGGTGGATGCTTCGGTCGCTCGCGGGCATGTCGCGGGGGTCCACGGGCGAGCGGCTTGGGGCGCTCGTGGCGGGCACGATCGCTCGCGAGAAGAGCGGCGCGCCGGTGGCCGAGTGGGAAGACGCCACGCTGGACGAGGTCTACGAGAAGCGCACCGGCTACAACAAGGTGAGCCACTACATGGCCACCGACGTGCTCACCGTGCAGCCCGATGACGCGGTGGAGATGGTCGCCGAGCTCATGAGCTGGCAGCGCGTTCGGCACCTCCCGGTGGAGACCACGACGGGCGAGCTCGTCGGCCTCATCTCCGCGCGCGCGGTGCTGCGGCACATGACCGAGCACGCGCGAAAGTCCGAGTCGGAAGCGAACCTCACGAGGGACACCGCCGTGTCCGACCTCATGCGCAAAGGCGCCGAGCTCGTCACCGTGACGCCCGACACCGCCACCACGCTGGCGATCGCGCTCATGCGCCGCCACCGCATCGGGTGCCTCCCCGTGGTGCAGGACGGCAGCCTGGTCGGCCTGGTCACGGAGGAAGACTTCATGGAAATCGCGGCCGCGTTACTGGAAAATCAGGTCGGACAAGTGGAGCCCGCGTCGGAGCACCCGCGGCGTAGAAGCAACGGGTGA
- a CDS encoding alkylphosphonate utilization protein, whose product MSELPPCPSCRSVYTYEDGERFICPECAHEWPMIAAAAEPVVARVVRDANGNELRDGDSVILIKELKVKGASAPLKVGTKVKKIRLVDGDHDIDCKIDGFGAMQLKSQFVRRA is encoded by the coding sequence ATGAGCGAGCTACCCCCATGCCCCTCCTGCCGATCGGTGTACACCTACGAGGACGGCGAGCGCTTCATCTGCCCCGAGTGCGCGCACGAGTGGCCTATGATCGCCGCGGCCGCCGAGCCGGTCGTGGCCCGGGTCGTGCGCGACGCGAACGGCAACGAGCTCCGCGACGGTGACAGCGTGATCCTCATCAAGGAGCTCAAGGTGAAGGGGGCCTCCGCGCCGCTCAAGGTGGGCACGAAGGTGAAGAAGATCCGCCTCGTGGACGGCGACCACGACATCGACTGCAAGATCGACGGCTTCGGCGCGATGCAGCTCAAGTCGCAGTTCGTGCGGCGGGCCTGA
- a CDS encoding NAD(P)H-binding protein, whose product MSEGLRIAIAGASGFVGRALVLALAQRYRVIPLARSVAGQPSAEGVTWRMCDLFNLRATEHALEGADVGVYLVHSMMPPARLTQARFDDLDLICHNFARACAEHGVRHIVYLCAARRRPRLAARGIGGHPSRDELGPHRFRTAPSYHARARPARLQALRQELRANHVRARAVLPRHDRRLRKGQRRALPRRVRGWRRGLLRPPRRVFGARQVGAHRCGRELLRAHRRLMRPGRRRARSAG is encoded by the coding sequence ATGAGCGAGGGTCTTCGAATCGCCATCGCCGGGGCGAGCGGCTTCGTCGGACGCGCGCTGGTCCTCGCGCTCGCCCAGCGTTACCGCGTAATCCCGCTTGCTCGAAGCGTCGCAGGTCAGCCCTCGGCGGAGGGCGTCACGTGGCGGATGTGCGACCTTTTCAATCTGAGGGCCACGGAGCACGCACTCGAGGGAGCGGACGTCGGCGTCTACCTCGTTCACTCGATGATGCCTCCGGCACGGTTGACGCAAGCGCGCTTCGACGACCTCGACTTGATCTGCCACAACTTCGCCCGCGCCTGCGCTGAGCACGGCGTGCGGCATATCGTCTATCTCTGCGCCGCCCGTCGCCGCCCACGGCTTGCCGCGCGCGGGATCGGCGGTCATCCTAGCCGCGATGAATTGGGCCCGCACCGCTTCCGCACTGCTCCCAGTTACCATGCTCGCGCTCGCCCTGCTCGACTGCAAGCTCTTCGACAAGAGCTACGAGCAAATCACGTACGAGCGCGTGCAGTCCTGCCGCGCCACGATCGACGCCTGCGGAAGGGGCAACGACGAGCGCTGCCTCGCCGCGTGCGAGGCTGGCGACGAGGCCTCCTGCGCCCGCCACGGCGCGTCTTCGGCGCCCGACAAGTCGGCGCTCACCGCTGCGGTCGGGAGCTGCTCCGCGCTCACCGCCGCCTCATGCGGCCCGGTCGCCGCCGCGCTCGAAGCGCGGGGTGA
- a CDS encoding succinylglutamate desuccinylase/aspartoacylase family protein: MTKPNATPNDLAAGLPSDLPEQRELGRVLGSEPGPTLIAVGGIHGNELGGVRAARRVLERLSRGDVTVRGEVVAFAGNVAAMREGLRYHAKDLNRQWNERAVARLDAGPPEAELDSEDREQLALLAAIREAIGRARGPVYLVDLHTTSASGVPFVIFGDTLPQRHFVRHLPLPIIMGLEEQVDGVLAEYWTRQGCVTFTVEGGQHRDPGAVDNLEAALLLAAQEAGVFAHGALVETRAAHTLLEGRRGDLPRVMEVVSRHAIAEEDHFKMEPGFRNLDHARAGQLLAHDKGGAIRAPRDGLVLLPLYQGLGADGFFWGRAVSTARLLASEAVRHLELDRFLDWLPGVRRDETHPSRFLVNTHIARLYPLDVFHVLGYRRIRQRSGRLVVERQLG; encoded by the coding sequence ATGACGAAACCGAACGCGACTCCGAACGATCTCGCGGCGGGTCTCCCCTCCGATCTCCCGGAACAGCGCGAGCTTGGCCGTGTGCTGGGCAGCGAGCCCGGGCCCACGCTCATCGCCGTAGGTGGCATTCACGGCAACGAGCTCGGCGGCGTGCGCGCGGCGCGGCGCGTGCTCGAGCGCCTCTCCCGCGGCGACGTGACCGTGCGCGGCGAGGTGGTCGCCTTCGCCGGCAACGTGGCGGCGATGCGTGAGGGGCTCCGCTACCACGCGAAAGACCTGAACCGTCAGTGGAACGAGCGGGCCGTGGCGCGGCTCGACGCGGGGCCTCCGGAGGCCGAGCTCGACAGCGAGGATCGCGAGCAGCTGGCTCTCCTCGCGGCCATTCGCGAGGCCATCGGGCGCGCACGCGGGCCCGTGTACCTCGTCGATCTCCACACGACGAGCGCGAGCGGGGTGCCGTTCGTCATCTTCGGTGACACGCTGCCCCAGCGGCACTTCGTAAGGCACCTGCCGCTGCCCATCATCATGGGCCTGGAAGAGCAGGTCGACGGCGTGCTCGCCGAGTACTGGACGCGCCAGGGGTGCGTGACGTTCACGGTCGAGGGTGGGCAGCACCGAGACCCCGGCGCGGTCGACAACCTGGAGGCCGCGCTGCTCCTGGCGGCCCAAGAGGCGGGCGTGTTCGCGCACGGCGCGCTCGTGGAGACGCGCGCCGCGCACACCCTGCTCGAGGGCCGGCGCGGCGATCTGCCCCGCGTGATGGAGGTCGTGAGCCGGCACGCGATCGCCGAGGAAGACCACTTCAAGATGGAGCCCGGCTTCCGCAACCTCGACCACGCGAGGGCCGGGCAGCTCTTGGCCCACGACAAGGGCGGCGCCATCCGCGCGCCGCGCGACGGCCTCGTGCTCCTCCCGCTCTATCAAGGGCTGGGCGCCGACGGCTTCTTCTGGGGTCGCGCCGTGAGCACCGCGCGCTTGCTCGCGTCGGAGGCGGTCCGGCACCTCGAGCTCGACCGCTTCCTCGACTGGTTGCCGGGCGTGCGCCGTGACGAGACTCACCCCTCCCGCTTCTTGGTGAACACCCATATTGCGCGGCTCTACCCGCTCGACGTGTTCCACGTGCTCGGGTATCGGCGCATTCGCCAGCGGAGCGGCAGGCTCGTGGTGGAGCGCCAGCTCGGCTGA
- a CDS encoding integron integrase — MQTPRLVDQVRDAVAERGMSPRTAEAYVGWTRRFISYYPKRRPLELGVAEVEAFIAHLGAEGRVAASTQNQALAAILFLYARVLGSPLSEPGAISRAKLPERELVVLTRAEVAAVLARMSGAPRLMASMLYGAGLRLLECARLRVRDIDLDRRELVVRGAGAATERTTFFPADLVAPIREHLDRTRGLHQSDLAAGAGWADGPSPPETPDFAPRAWAWQWVFPATRTHLDAASGHRGRRHAHQTVLQNAVRGAVLATGMKKRASCHTLRHSFAAHLLEEGYDIRAIQDLLGHKALGTTMVYAQAARRKPTPSREAATHLPGLALCLANAELEATTNPEPTGAARHA, encoded by the coding sequence ATGCAAACACCCCGTCTCGTCGACCAGGTCCGCGACGCCGTCGCGGAACGAGGTATGAGCCCGCGCACCGCCGAAGCCTACGTGGGGTGGACGCGCCGGTTCATCTCGTATTACCCAAAGAGGCGTCCTCTGGAGCTCGGCGTGGCCGAGGTCGAGGCGTTCATTGCCCACCTGGGCGCTGAGGGTCGCGTCGCGGCCTCGACTCAGAATCAGGCGCTGGCGGCGATCCTGTTTCTGTATGCGCGCGTACTTGGCAGTCCGCTCTCGGAGCCGGGAGCGATATCGCGCGCGAAGCTGCCCGAGCGCGAGCTGGTCGTGCTGACCCGCGCCGAGGTCGCCGCCGTGCTCGCGCGCATGAGCGGCGCCCCCCGGCTGATGGCGTCGATGCTGTATGGGGCGGGGCTCCGGCTGCTCGAGTGCGCCCGGCTCCGCGTGAGAGACATCGACCTCGACCGCCGCGAGCTGGTCGTGCGGGGCGCTGGCGCGGCGACCGAGCGCACCACGTTCTTCCCCGCCGACCTCGTCGCGCCTATCCGCGAGCATCTGGACCGCACGCGAGGGCTCCATCAGTCGGACCTCGCGGCAGGGGCGGGTTGGGCCGACGGACCGTCGCCGCCCGAGACGCCCGACTTCGCGCCCCGCGCGTGGGCGTGGCAGTGGGTGTTCCCAGCGACGCGCACCCACCTCGACGCCGCCTCGGGTCACAGGGGGCGCCGCCACGCGCACCAGACTGTGCTCCAGAACGCCGTGCGCGGCGCGGTCTTGGCGACCGGGATGAAGAAGCGGGCGAGCTGTCACACCCTCCGCCACTCGTTCGCGGCGCACTTGCTCGAAGAGGGCTACGACATCCGCGCCATCCAGGACCTGCTCGGTCACAAGGCGCTCGGCACCACGATGGTCTATGCGCAGGCTGCGCGCCGCAAGCCTACGCCGAGCCGCGAGGCGGCGACCCATCTCCCCGGCTTGGCACTCTGCCTTGCCAACGCGGAGCTCGAAGCAACGACGAACCCCGAACCTACCGGCGCAGCGCGACACGCCTGA